From a region of the Myxococcaceae bacterium JPH2 genome:
- a CDS encoding FAD-dependent monooxygenase, which produces MARPDVLIVGAGIAGPSLAGWLASQGWRITGVERAHSLRTGGQAVDFRGPVHRSVLERMGLWEAIHERRTRLGAQALIDGNGRTLVELPAMLMSGDVEIQRGDLCQLLFERTRAVVEYRFGDAPTALREIPGGVEVEFEQHASQRFDLVVGADGLRSTVRSLRFGAAHDCLMHHGYRIVGCTLPNALGLRQRGVVYSEPGRGVSVTSAQDVEQVRALFVFTGAPLGPHARSPAVAREAVSTAFAGAGWKTRQLVDGLRDAEDVYFDALGSVRLARYSQGRVVLLGDAAWGGTLGGQGTPLAMVGAYVLAGELLASPDAHADAFSRFEARLRPYATPAQGGARRVGGFFAPRTRSGLFLRNQFYRLLTSKPLEHVFEKLVTHAANAFALPEYGGAFAAPSNP; this is translated from the coding sequence ATGGCACGACCCGATGTCCTCATCGTTGGAGCAGGAATCGCAGGCCCGTCACTCGCGGGGTGGCTCGCGAGCCAGGGCTGGCGGATCACCGGCGTCGAACGCGCCCACTCGCTGCGCACCGGCGGTCAGGCCGTGGACTTCCGAGGCCCCGTGCACCGGAGCGTCCTCGAGCGCATGGGGCTGTGGGAGGCGATCCATGAACGGCGAACAAGGTTGGGGGCGCAGGCCCTCATCGATGGCAATGGCCGGACGTTGGTGGAGCTGCCCGCGATGCTGATGAGCGGAGACGTCGAGATTCAGCGTGGAGACCTCTGCCAGCTGCTCTTCGAGCGCACGCGAGCGGTGGTGGAGTATCGCTTCGGGGACGCACCCACCGCGCTGCGCGAGATACCCGGCGGAGTGGAGGTGGAGTTCGAGCAGCACGCCTCGCAACGCTTCGACCTGGTGGTCGGCGCGGATGGGCTTCGCTCGACTGTGCGCTCGTTGCGCTTCGGTGCGGCCCATGACTGTCTGATGCATCATGGCTACCGCATCGTGGGCTGTACCCTGCCGAACGCGCTGGGGCTGAGGCAGCGCGGCGTCGTCTACAGCGAGCCGGGACGCGGGGTCAGTGTCACCAGTGCGCAGGATGTGGAGCAGGTCCGCGCGCTGTTTGTCTTCACGGGTGCTCCCCTCGGCCCCCATGCGCGTTCCCCGGCCGTGGCGCGCGAAGCGGTCTCCACGGCCTTCGCGGGCGCGGGGTGGAAGACGCGGCAGCTCGTGGACGGGCTCCGTGACGCGGAGGACGTCTACTTCGACGCCCTCGGCTCCGTGCGGCTTGCGCGGTACTCCCAGGGCCGCGTGGTCCTGCTCGGAGACGCGGCCTGGGGCGGCACGCTCGGAGGGCAGGGCACGCCTCTCGCGATGGTGGGCGCGTATGTGCTCGCGGGTGAGCTGCTCGCGAGCCCGGATGCCCACGCCGACGCCTTCTCGCGCTTCGAGGCCCGGCTGCGGCCCTATGCGACACCGGCTCAAGGCGGCGCGAGGCGCGTGGGTGGCTTCTTCGCCCCGCGCACTCGGTCCGGGCTGTTCCTGCGGAACCAGTTCTACCGATTGCTCACCTCGAAGCCGCTCGAGCACGTGTTCGAAAAGCTCGTCACCCATGCGGCCAATGCGTTCGCGCTCCCCGAGTATGGCGGGGCTTTCGCCGCCCCTTCGAACCCATGA
- a CDS encoding S9 family peptidase, with protein sequence MLLRRGVMVLMLWAVPALAEPPPVIPRTLLFGNRVRDAPALSPDGEKLAWVAPDAKGVMQVWVRTLQGQDDTRAVTKEPKRGVRYYEWSQDSRTLLYPQDSDGDENTHVYAADLSTGVVRDLTPFQGIRARMLESSPTAPRELLVTMNLRERTGSDIYRVSLDTGAITLDTQDPGDVMNWTADSQLNVRGALAQKPDGTTVLRVRDSARTPWRTLLEVPLRENVFPQYMGFVGFSRDGAKVYLKSPHGSNTSRVVEKVLRTGAEKVLAEDAGSDVFDVLFHPERKVVQAVAFNTDGHVRWKVLDPSLREDFEVLGRMADGDFSLVSRDRADRRWVVAFEQDAAPLRYYTYDRSTHRAELLFSNQPSLEQTPLARMKPFQLKSRDGLTLTGYLTRPVDAPQGPLPTVLLVHGGPWTRDTWRFSPEVQWLANRGYAVLQVNFRASAGLGKAFLNAGNRQWGRAMNDDLEDAVAWAVKEGQVDASRVAIMGSSYGGYAALAGAAFSPTLYRCAVDAFGISNLFTFLKSFPPQWQVIRGSYAQRVGDVDDPAEQERLRATSPVFSVDQIRIPMFVAQGANDPRVKQAESEQMVSALEKAGRDVTYVLYPNEGHGFYQPENNLDYHARVEAFLARHLGGRLEPLPTEGRVPGSSAVVRQSGGTAK encoded by the coding sequence ATGTTGCTGCGCCGTGGAGTGATGGTGTTGATGCTGTGGGCCGTGCCCGCGCTAGCGGAACCGCCGCCCGTGATTCCCCGGACGCTGTTGTTCGGCAACCGCGTCCGGGATGCGCCCGCGCTGTCTCCAGACGGAGAGAAGCTGGCCTGGGTCGCGCCCGATGCGAAGGGCGTCATGCAGGTCTGGGTGCGAACGCTGCAAGGCCAGGACGACACCCGCGCCGTCACGAAGGAGCCGAAGCGAGGCGTCCGGTATTACGAGTGGTCGCAGGACTCGCGCACCCTCCTCTACCCGCAGGACTCCGACGGCGACGAGAACACGCATGTCTACGCCGCCGACCTGTCGACGGGCGTGGTGCGCGACCTGACGCCCTTCCAGGGCATCCGCGCCCGGATGCTGGAATCCTCGCCCACCGCGCCGCGAGAGCTCCTGGTGACGATGAACCTCCGGGAGCGCACGGGCTCGGACATCTACCGCGTGTCGCTCGACACTGGCGCCATCACGCTCGACACGCAGGACCCGGGCGACGTGATGAACTGGACGGCGGACTCGCAGCTGAACGTGCGCGGAGCGCTGGCGCAGAAGCCGGACGGCACCACGGTGCTGCGCGTCCGGGACTCCGCGCGCACCCCGTGGCGGACGCTGCTGGAGGTGCCCCTGCGCGAGAACGTCTTCCCGCAGTACATGGGGTTCGTCGGCTTCTCGCGCGACGGCGCGAAGGTGTACCTGAAGAGTCCGCACGGCTCCAACACCTCGCGGGTGGTGGAGAAGGTGCTGCGCACGGGCGCGGAGAAGGTGCTCGCGGAGGACGCGGGCTCGGACGTGTTCGACGTCCTCTTCCACCCCGAGCGCAAGGTGGTCCAAGCCGTGGCCTTCAACACCGACGGACACGTGCGGTGGAAGGTGCTGGACCCAAGCCTGCGCGAGGACTTCGAGGTGCTGGGCCGCATGGCCGACGGAGACTTCTCCCTGGTCAGCCGCGACCGCGCGGACCGCCGGTGGGTGGTGGCCTTCGAGCAGGACGCCGCGCCCTTGCGCTACTACACCTACGACCGGTCCACCCACCGCGCCGAGCTGCTCTTCTCCAACCAGCCCTCGCTGGAACAGACGCCGCTGGCGCGGATGAAACCCTTCCAGCTGAAGTCCCGCGACGGCCTGACGCTGACGGGCTACCTGACTCGGCCGGTGGATGCGCCGCAGGGCCCGCTGCCCACGGTGCTGCTGGTGCACGGCGGCCCGTGGACGCGGGACACGTGGCGCTTCAGCCCGGAGGTGCAGTGGCTGGCGAACCGGGGCTACGCAGTGCTCCAGGTCAACTTCCGCGCTTCCGCGGGGCTGGGAAAGGCCTTCCTCAACGCGGGCAACCGCCAGTGGGGCCGCGCGATGAACGACGACCTGGAGGACGCGGTGGCGTGGGCGGTGAAGGAGGGCCAGGTGGATGCCTCGCGGGTCGCCATCATGGGCAGCTCCTACGGAGGCTACGCGGCGCTCGCGGGCGCGGCGTTCAGCCCCACGCTGTACCGCTGCGCGGTGGATGCCTTTGGCATCTCCAACCTCTTCACGTTCCTGAAGTCCTTCCCGCCGCAGTGGCAGGTCATCCGAGGCTCGTACGCCCAGCGCGTGGGCGACGTGGACGACCCGGCCGAGCAGGAGCGGCTGCGCGCCACCTCGCCCGTCTTCTCCGTGGACCAGATTCGCATCCCCATGTTCGTGGCGCAGGGAGCGAACGACCCGCGGGTGAAGCAGGCGGAGTCCGAGCAGATGGTGTCCGCGCTGGAGAAGGCCGGGCGTGACGTGACGTACGTGCTCTATCCCAACGAAGGCCACGGCTTCTATCAGCCTGAGAACAACCTGGACTACCACGCGCGCGTGGAGGCCTTCCTGGCGCGACACCTCGGGGGCCGATTGGAGCCACTGCCGACGGAAGGGCGTGTGCCGGGCTCGAGCGCAGTCGTCCGCCAATCCGGCGGCACGGCGAAGTAG
- a CDS encoding LysR family transcriptional regulator: protein MSLPSLSNIDAFVRAVEDGDFTQAARRLRITASAVSRRIARLEEELGVRLFQRTTRVLRITDDGRDFYARCQRILAELGEAKESLARSRNRPTGLVRVEVPQVIGQLVLTPALPRFLQAYPGVEVHLTMRDEVVDPITEGADVLIRMGPLTDSRLVARGLATTRLVAVAAPAYLKQHGTPATPEDLSRHQCLGFLRQGVVGEWRFKGAEGITRVVPRGAFHVSQGATLRDAAVMGLGITWMMDFMVTRELATGALVTVLDPYVCEERPIHLLHPPSRHLPSRVRVFLDFVKTLFATSRATHG from the coding sequence ATGTCACTGCCCTCACTCTCCAACATCGACGCCTTCGTCCGAGCCGTGGAGGACGGAGACTTCACGCAAGCGGCGCGAAGGCTCCGCATCACCGCCTCCGCCGTCAGCCGCCGCATCGCCCGCTTGGAGGAAGAGCTGGGGGTGCGCCTCTTCCAACGAACGACACGTGTGCTCCGCATCACGGATGACGGGCGCGACTTCTATGCGCGCTGCCAGCGCATCCTGGCGGAGTTGGGTGAAGCCAAGGAGTCACTCGCCCGCTCCCGCAACCGCCCCACGGGGCTCGTACGCGTGGAGGTACCGCAGGTCATCGGGCAGCTCGTGCTCACCCCGGCCCTGCCTCGCTTCCTTCAGGCCTATCCGGGTGTCGAGGTTCATCTGACGATGCGGGACGAGGTGGTGGACCCCATCACCGAGGGTGCCGACGTGCTCATCCGCATGGGACCGCTGACAGATTCGCGGCTGGTGGCGCGCGGCCTGGCCACGACCCGGCTGGTGGCCGTGGCAGCGCCGGCCTACCTGAAGCAGCACGGGACACCGGCCACACCCGAGGACCTGTCGCGCCACCAGTGTCTCGGCTTCCTGCGCCAGGGCGTCGTGGGTGAGTGGCGCTTCAAGGGCGCCGAGGGCATCACGCGCGTCGTGCCGCGCGGAGCGTTCCATGTCAGCCAGGGAGCCACCCTGCGCGACGCCGCGGTGATGGGGCTTGGCATCACGTGGATGATGGACTTCATGGTGACGCGCGAGCTGGCTACCGGTGCGCTCGTCACCGTGCTCGACCCCTACGTCTGTGAGGAGCGCCCCATCCACCTGCTGCACCCACCCAGCCGGCATCTCCCCTCCCGGGTCCGAGTGTTCCTCGACTTCGTCAAGACGCTCTTCGCCACTTCCCGGGCGACGCACGGATAG
- a CDS encoding class A beta-lactamase-related serine hydrolase, whose product MHHPFVAALLCVLVAVPAVAPAADAELTTRLDAQMERNRARYGIAGQAVLIRHNGELVYQGAGGERDIARHTPVSAETVFDAYSLAKLLAGTLVLQLVEQGHVELDAPASRYLPNLPEAWRAISVRHFFNHSSGVPEYFENHAGAVVSKGHVGFPPTLDAVFASLSDTPMQFATGSSNRYTQTNFLVLTALLQAHYRQPYAAIVRQRILQPLRLRSTWLGPSGIPAARLAPAYIGKDGALQREDDIAWPAYAQGHAGLHTTVGDLDRFLQALVAGKLVRRATLQTLLQPQPLSTGRDSGFVSGWEMGQSGAYRQISHDGGTRVRARLLFKETLAGDVWTFVYFTNGSARNIWSRTLVDSTMAQVAPQLFPRETLSERLITHALADDGSDDTALRTWLRDSSGIAEADLEREINGAGYAIRENLGNRPALRVFTLNTQLHPQSANAWDSLAECHAALGDAETAAALYAKSRQLAAEPSRVPRTPEKR is encoded by the coding sequence ATGCATCACCCGTTTGTTGCCGCGCTCCTGTGTGTGCTCGTCGCCGTTCCGGCTGTCGCACCGGCTGCTGATGCGGAGCTGACCACCCGCCTCGATGCCCAAATGGAGCGTAACCGCGCTCGCTACGGTATCGCCGGACAGGCCGTGCTGATCCGCCACAACGGCGAACTCGTCTATCAGGGAGCCGGCGGCGAGCGGGACATCGCCCGTCACACGCCGGTCTCCGCCGAGACCGTGTTCGACGCCTATTCGTTGGCCAAGCTGCTGGCGGGCACCTTGGTGCTGCAGCTCGTCGAGCAGGGACACGTCGAGCTGGATGCACCGGCCAGCCGCTACCTGCCGAACCTGCCCGAGGCGTGGCGGGCAATCAGCGTGCGCCACTTCTTCAATCACAGCTCCGGTGTTCCGGAGTACTTCGAGAATCACGCGGGCGCCGTGGTGTCGAAGGGCCACGTCGGTTTCCCGCCCACGCTGGACGCCGTGTTCGCGAGCCTGTCCGACACCCCGATGCAGTTCGCCACCGGCAGCAGCAACCGTTACACGCAGACCAACTTCCTGGTGCTGACCGCACTGCTGCAAGCGCATTACCGCCAGCCCTACGCGGCCATCGTGCGCCAGCGCATCCTGCAGCCCCTGCGTCTGCGAAGTACCTGGCTGGGGCCATCTGGTATTCCGGCCGCACGTCTGGCCCCTGCTTACATTGGGAAGGACGGCGCCCTGCAACGGGAAGACGATATCGCCTGGCCTGCCTATGCGCAGGGCCACGCGGGCCTGCACACCACCGTCGGCGATCTCGATCGCTTCCTGCAAGCGCTGGTCGCCGGCAAGCTGGTGCGCCGCGCGACGCTCCAGACACTGCTACAGCCGCAGCCGCTCAGCACGGGACGCGACAGTGGGTTTGTCAGTGGGTGGGAGATGGGGCAAAGCGGCGCCTACCGACAGATAAGCCACGATGGAGGCACTCGCGTTCGCGCGCGCCTGTTGTTCAAGGAGACGCTGGCCGGGGATGTCTGGACGTTTGTCTATTTCACCAACGGCAGCGCGCGCAATATCTGGTCGCGCACGCTGGTGGACAGCACCATGGCGCAGGTCGCGCCGCAGTTGTTTCCGCGCGAGACGCTGTCCGAACGCTTGATCACCCATGCCCTCGCCGACGATGGCAGCGACGATACGGCGCTGAGGACTTGGCTGCGCGACAGCAGTGGAATCGCGGAGGCGGACCTGGAGCGAGAGATCAACGGTGCCGGCTATGCCATCCGTGAGAATCTCGGCAATCGCCCGGCGCTGCGAGTGTTCACCCTCAATACCCAGCTCCATCCGCAATCGGCCAATGCCTGGGACAGCTTGGCTGAGTGTCACGCCGCGCTGGGCGATGCGGAAACCGCAGCCGCGCTGTACGCGAAGTCGCGGCAACTGGCCGCTGAGCCTTCCCGGGTTCCAAGGACACCTGAGAAGAGGTGA
- a CDS encoding discoidin domain-containing protein, producing the protein MRTFLWPGLVLTALCSTGCEPFEDSPLFLYSMALRGDGSPFSQTDLVLEGGLSVDPQGRFRDVMNYTPYGAVTTQANGAFALEILAGDLVQHMDTRYLSPRPTYRERFRVATPLENDRGAFLSFTSSNGGDTELPVMRIWDAQLAMEEGPTGPMLTFAPPPPTPQVPMGVVANDEPEPPQSGAPSRDRQSPLIPVSTWQLHGGGGLLWDEPEVTSPRVLFPWLIEDEASPQAQVRMVSAGAWRRAPLVSHEAWLVFRLEWRSERLSLPAGTLRPLSRGARCYPTLDGPCPFTDGVFLRREVSELWPDNDPATHPLKLGVDLGAPALISRVVIRNLETFGTKLVVEGSEDGLQWDELAQRTLAFQHGMQGNGRTFRTASDADNPWDPPIQRYGQNFLDIPLSGPRSVRFVRLALQGGNGKGAAPTSLAELSLFE; encoded by the coding sequence ATGCGCACCTTCCTTTGGCCTGGGCTCGTCCTGACAGCCCTGTGCAGCACAGGCTGTGAGCCTTTCGAGGACTCGCCACTCTTCCTCTACAGCATGGCCCTCCGGGGAGACGGCTCGCCCTTCAGTCAGACAGACCTCGTGTTGGAGGGCGGGCTGAGCGTCGATCCGCAGGGCCGCTTCCGGGACGTGATGAACTACACGCCCTATGGAGCCGTGACCACGCAAGCCAATGGGGCCTTCGCGCTGGAGATCCTCGCGGGCGACCTCGTGCAGCACATGGACACAAGGTACCTCAGCCCCCGTCCGACGTATCGCGAGCGCTTCCGGGTCGCGACACCGCTCGAGAACGACCGGGGGGCCTTCCTCTCGTTCACGTCGAGCAACGGGGGCGACACCGAGCTTCCTGTGATGCGCATCTGGGACGCGCAGCTTGCGATGGAAGAGGGGCCCACCGGCCCCATGCTGACCTTTGCCCCGCCCCCACCCACACCGCAGGTGCCCATGGGCGTGGTGGCGAACGACGAGCCGGAACCACCACAATCTGGAGCCCCCAGTCGCGACCGACAGTCTCCGCTGATTCCCGTCTCCACGTGGCAGCTCCACGGGGGAGGGGGACTGCTCTGGGACGAGCCCGAGGTCACTTCTCCTCGGGTCTTGTTCCCGTGGCTCATCGAGGACGAGGCCTCTCCGCAGGCGCAGGTGCGGATGGTGAGCGCGGGCGCCTGGCGGCGGGCGCCACTGGTGAGCCACGAAGCCTGGCTCGTCTTCCGGCTCGAGTGGCGCAGCGAGCGGCTCTCCCTTCCGGCAGGAACGCTGCGGCCCCTGAGCCGGGGCGCCCGGTGCTATCCGACGCTCGACGGGCCGTGTCCCTTCACGGATGGAGTGTTTCTGCGACGGGAGGTCTCCGAGCTGTGGCCTGACAACGATCCCGCGACCCATCCCCTGAAGCTCGGCGTCGACCTCGGCGCGCCCGCGCTCATCTCACGCGTGGTCATCCGCAATCTGGAGACTTTCGGGACGAAGCTCGTCGTCGAGGGCAGCGAGGACGGATTGCAGTGGGACGAACTCGCTCAACGGACTCTCGCCTTCCAGCACGGAATGCAGGGGAATGGCCGCACTTTTCGGACCGCGAGCGACGCAGACAATCCCTGGGACCCGCCCATCCAGAGATACGGCCAGAACTTCCTCGACATTCCTCTGTCTGGACCCCGCTCGGTCCGCTTCGTCCGACTGGCGCTGCAGGGAGGGAATGGAAAAGGGGCGGCGCCCACTTCACTCGCGGAACTCTCGCTCTTCGAGTGA
- a CDS encoding sigma 54-interacting transcriptional regulator has protein sequence MFADALQSISLAMAQVRSVDVLLARIAHGLAAQPDVALSRIWLIAPGDICGTCPMRAECPDTSRCLHLAASAGGSRKRAEEWTGLDGAFRRFPLGVRKVGQVGATGEPVLLQWTGKDEGWLVRRDWAEREGILSFAAQPLIFRGEVLGVLAVFSRRKLGRAEFSWLRAFADHAAVALTNARAFEEVASLRAQLELERDYLREEVKEALSFGEIVGRSEALRRVLLQLQPVAATTASVLVLGESGVGKELIARALHEQSPRRERPLIRVNCASIPRELFESEFFGHVRGAFTGALKDRAGRFQAADGGTLFLDEVGEIPLDVQSKLLRVLQEGTFERVGEDVTRKVDVRIVAATHRDLKTEVARGRFREDLFYRLSVFPIEVPPLRDRLEDVPLLAEHLLGRVCAKLNLAPPKMTQAQMQALQRYDWPGNVRELENVLSRAVILSRGGRLRLDLALPDARGTSSRDVRPRDSGATSSFITEKEWRRREKENLKAALAAAGGKVYGPGGAAELLGLAPTTLASRLKALGIQVR, from the coding sequence ATGTTCGCTGACGCGCTTCAGTCCATCTCCCTGGCCATGGCTCAGGTCCGTTCGGTGGACGTGCTGCTCGCGCGCATCGCGCATGGGTTGGCGGCGCAGCCGGACGTGGCGCTCTCGCGCATCTGGCTCATCGCCCCCGGCGACATCTGCGGCACCTGTCCCATGCGCGCCGAATGTCCGGACACCTCCCGATGCTTGCACCTGGCCGCCAGCGCGGGCGGCTCTCGGAAGCGTGCGGAGGAGTGGACGGGCCTCGACGGAGCTTTCCGGCGGTTCCCTCTCGGCGTCCGCAAGGTGGGGCAGGTGGGGGCGACGGGAGAGCCCGTGCTCCTCCAGTGGACGGGGAAGGATGAGGGCTGGCTCGTGCGCCGCGATTGGGCGGAGCGCGAGGGCATCCTCAGCTTCGCGGCCCAGCCGCTCATCTTCCGAGGCGAGGTGCTGGGGGTCCTGGCGGTGTTCAGCCGGCGCAAGCTGGGCCGCGCGGAGTTCTCCTGGCTGCGCGCTTTCGCCGACCATGCCGCGGTGGCGCTCACCAACGCGCGCGCGTTCGAGGAAGTGGCGAGCTTGCGTGCCCAGCTCGAGTTGGAGCGGGACTACCTGCGCGAAGAGGTGAAGGAAGCGCTCTCGTTCGGCGAAATCGTCGGCCGGAGCGAGGCGCTTCGGCGCGTGCTCCTGCAGCTCCAACCCGTGGCGGCGACCACCGCCAGCGTGCTGGTGCTCGGAGAGTCGGGGGTGGGCAAGGAACTCATCGCCCGGGCCCTTCATGAGCAGAGCCCTCGGCGCGAGCGTCCGCTGATTCGCGTCAACTGCGCCTCCATCCCTCGCGAACTCTTCGAGAGTGAGTTCTTCGGCCACGTGCGAGGCGCCTTCACCGGAGCCCTCAAGGACCGCGCGGGCCGCTTCCAGGCCGCGGACGGTGGGACGCTTTTCCTGGACGAAGTGGGTGAGATTCCCCTCGATGTCCAGAGCAAGCTGCTCCGCGTCCTCCAGGAAGGGACCTTCGAGCGCGTGGGCGAGGACGTCACCCGCAAGGTGGACGTGCGCATCGTCGCGGCCACCCACCGCGACTTGAAGACCGAGGTGGCCCGGGGCCGCTTCCGCGAGGACCTCTTCTACCGGCTCAGCGTCTTCCCCATCGAGGTCCCGCCCCTGCGTGATCGGCTCGAGGATGTTCCGCTGCTCGCGGAGCATCTGCTCGGACGCGTCTGCGCGAAGCTCAACCTCGCGCCGCCCAAGATGACCCAGGCCCAGATGCAGGCACTCCAGCGCTACGACTGGCCGGGCAATGTCCGCGAGCTGGAGAACGTCCTGTCTCGCGCCGTCATCCTCTCCCGAGGCGGGCGGTTGCGGTTGGATCTCGCCTTGCCGGACGCCCGTGGGACCTCGTCGCGAGACGTTCGGCCCCGAGATTCCGGTGCCACCTCCTCGTTCATCACCGAGAAGGAATGGCGCCGCAGGGAGAAGGAGAACCTGAAGGCCGCCCTGGCCGCCGCGGGAGGCAAGGTGTACGGGCCGGGTGGCGCCGCCGAGCTTCTGGGGCTGGCGCCGACGACGCTCGCCTCCCGGCTCAAGGCCCTGGGCATCCAGGTTCGTTGA
- a CDS encoding nuclear transport factor 2 family protein, whose protein sequence is MSVTLRPPFTQETARAKVQAAEDAWNSRDPDRVALAYSEDSEWRNRTEFFRGREAIRNFLRRKWERELDYRLMKELWAFTGNRISVRFEYEWHDATGQWFRTHGNEHWEFNDEGLMRRRDMSANDLPIAESERRLR, encoded by the coding sequence ATGTCCGTTACACTTCGTCCTCCGTTCACGCAGGAGACCGCGCGCGCCAAGGTCCAGGCCGCCGAGGATGCCTGGAACAGTCGAGACCCGGACCGGGTGGCACTCGCCTACTCGGAAGATTCCGAGTGGCGGAACCGCACGGAGTTCTTCCGGGGACGAGAGGCCATCCGAAACTTCCTGCGCCGCAAGTGGGAGCGAGAGCTGGACTACCGCTTGATGAAGGAGCTGTGGGCCTTCACCGGGAACCGCATCTCCGTGCGCTTCGAGTACGAATGGCACGACGCGACGGGACAGTGGTTCCGCACGCACGGCAACGAGCATTGGGAGTTCAACGACGAAGGACTCATGCGTCGCCGCGACATGAGTGCCAATGACCTGCCCATCGCGGAGAGCGAACGGCGCCTTCGCTGA
- a CDS encoding TetR/AcrR family transcriptional regulator C-terminal domain-containing protein, whose amino-acid sequence MGMAPYRRIVEDVKRQLRTGALQPGDRLPSTRELARQWKVALATAAHAMRVLAQEGIVRAMPRVGTVVAGGSSRQGAARGTAESTRERIVRAAIAMADDEGLPALSIRGVASKLGLPVMSLYRYVASKDVLLVMMAEAAFSEEPLPREPPPGWRAQLELAARLEWRIFKRHPWLARVVSLTRPQPQPGALAFADWVMRALLETRLPAQEMVRIHVLLHAFVQGIAVNLESEADALAQTGMNDEEFMRRTEPSYLRFATSGRFPHFAKVLIDLRTGFDLDFDELFELGLRVCLDGFEARLARR is encoded by the coding sequence ATGGGAATGGCCCCCTACCGACGCATCGTCGAAGACGTGAAGAGGCAGCTCCGCACCGGCGCACTCCAGCCTGGCGACCGGTTGCCGTCCACCCGGGAACTTGCTCGGCAGTGGAAGGTTGCGCTCGCGACGGCGGCACATGCCATGAGGGTGCTCGCGCAGGAGGGCATCGTGAGGGCTATGCCGCGTGTGGGCACTGTTGTCGCGGGCGGCTCCTCGCGGCAGGGTGCGGCGCGTGGCACGGCGGAGTCCACGCGCGAGCGAATCGTGCGCGCGGCGATCGCCATGGCGGATGACGAAGGCCTGCCAGCCCTTTCGATTCGTGGGGTCGCGTCGAAGCTGGGCCTGCCGGTGATGTCCCTCTACCGATACGTCGCCAGCAAGGACGTGCTGCTCGTGATGATGGCGGAGGCGGCGTTCTCGGAGGAGCCGTTGCCACGGGAGCCTCCGCCGGGCTGGCGCGCGCAGCTGGAACTGGCGGCCCGGTTGGAGTGGCGGATCTTCAAGCGCCACCCCTGGCTTGCGCGCGTGGTGAGCCTCACGCGCCCCCAGCCACAACCGGGGGCGCTCGCCTTCGCGGACTGGGTGATGCGCGCGCTCCTGGAGACGCGACTCCCGGCGCAGGAGATGGTGCGCATCCATGTGCTGCTCCACGCGTTCGTGCAGGGCATCGCGGTCAACCTCGAGTCCGAGGCCGACGCCCTTGCCCAGACGGGCATGAACGACGAGGAGTTCATGCGGCGGACCGAGCCCAGCTATCTCCGCTTCGCGACATCGGGGCGCTTCCCGCACTTCGCGAAGGTGCTCATCGACCTGCGAACGGGCTTCGACCTGGACTTCGATGAGCTGTTCGAGCTGGGCCTGCGCGTGTGTCTCGACGGCTTCGAAGCACGGCTCGCGCGGCGCTAG